A window of the Streptomyces albireticuli genome harbors these coding sequences:
- a CDS encoding DUF3017 domain-containing protein encodes MRAESGGGRPGRSRRFQLTRDTARPEGGGRAAPGDAPAPARQWPLLTVLGVTGLGLLVVSLDAFRVGTLLIGLAMVGGAVLRWALPSVGMLAVRSRFTDMITYGGLGAAILLLSLMAQPHPWLKIPFLEDVLHFTV; translated from the coding sequence ATGCGGGCTGAGTCCGGCGGCGGGCGGCCCGGCAGGTCGCGCCGCTTCCAGCTCACGCGCGACACCGCCCGCCCCGAGGGGGGCGGGCGGGCCGCCCCGGGCGACGCCCCGGCCCCGGCCCGGCAGTGGCCGCTGCTGACGGTGCTGGGCGTGACGGGCCTGGGCCTGCTGGTGGTCTCCCTGGACGCGTTCCGGGTCGGGACGCTGCTGATCGGGCTGGCGATGGTCGGCGGCGCGGTGCTGCGGTGGGCGCTGCCCTCGGTCGGCATGCTCGCGGTCCGGTCCCGGTTCACGGACATGATCACGTACGGGGGGCTGGGGGCGGCGATCCTGCTGCTCTCGCTGATGGCGCAGCCGCACCCGTGGCTGAAGATCCCGTTCCTGGAGGACGTGCTGCACTTCACGGTGTAG
- a CDS encoding NADP-dependent isocitrate dehydrogenase, with amino-acid sequence MAKIKVAEPVVELDGDEMTRIIWSFIKDKLILPYLDIELKYFDLGIEHRDATSDQVTVEAAKAVQEYGVGVKCATITPDEARVEEFGLKAMYRSPNGTLRNLLGGVIFREPIIIANVPRLVPGWTRPIVVGRHAFGDQYRATDLKIPGPGTLTMTFTPADGSEPLEVEVHEFPGPGVALSMYNHDASIRDFARASFRYGLTRGYPVYLSTKNTILKKYDGRFKDLFQEVFDAEFRAEFEAKGLTYEHRLIDDMVAAALKWAGGYVWACKNYDGDVQSDTVAQGFGSLGLMTSVLMSPDGRTVLAEAAHGTVTRHYRRHQQGKATSTNPIASVFAWTRGLAHRGTLDGTPEVTRFAETLEKVCVETVEGGRMTKDLALLISKDAPWLTTEQFLDALDENLRNRLGQGAAL; translated from the coding sequence ATGGCCAAGATCAAGGTAGCCGAGCCCGTCGTCGAGCTCGACGGCGACGAGATGACCCGCATCATCTGGTCCTTCATCAAGGACAAGCTGATCCTCCCGTACCTCGACATCGAGCTGAAGTACTTCGACCTGGGCATCGAGCACCGCGACGCCACCAGCGACCAGGTGACCGTCGAGGCCGCCAAGGCCGTCCAGGAGTACGGCGTCGGAGTGAAGTGCGCCACGATCACCCCGGACGAGGCGCGGGTCGAGGAGTTCGGCCTCAAGGCGATGTACCGCTCGCCCAACGGCACCCTCCGCAACCTCCTCGGCGGCGTGATCTTCCGCGAGCCGATCATCATCGCGAACGTGCCCCGGCTGGTCCCGGGGTGGACCAGGCCGATCGTCGTCGGCCGTCACGCCTTCGGTGACCAGTACCGCGCCACCGACCTCAAGATCCCCGGGCCGGGCACCCTCACCATGACCTTCACCCCGGCGGACGGCTCGGAGCCGCTGGAGGTCGAGGTCCACGAGTTCCCGGGGCCCGGGGTCGCGCTGTCGATGTACAACCACGACGCGTCGATCCGCGACTTCGCGAGGGCCTCGTTCCGCTACGGCCTCACCCGTGGCTACCCGGTCTACCTGTCCACCAAGAACACGATCCTCAAGAAGTACGACGGCCGCTTCAAGGACCTCTTCCAGGAGGTCTTCGACGCCGAGTTCAGGGCGGAGTTCGAGGCGAAGGGCCTCACCTACGAGCACCGGCTGATCGACGACATGGTCGCCGCGGCGCTGAAGTGGGCGGGCGGTTACGTCTGGGCCTGCAAGAACTACGACGGGGACGTCCAGTCCGACACGGTCGCGCAGGGCTTCGGCTCGCTCGGCCTGATGACCTCCGTGCTGATGTCGCCGGACGGGCGGACCGTCCTGGCCGAGGCCGCGCACGGCACGGTCACCCGCCACTACCGCCGGCACCAGCAGGGCAAGGCGACCTCGACCAACCCGATCGCGTCGGTCTTCGCCTGGACCCGCGGCCTGGCGCACCGGGGAACGCTCGACGGCACCCCCGAGGTCACCCGGTTCGCGGAGACCCTGGAGAAGGTCTGCGTGGAGACGGTCGAGGGCGGCCGGATGACCAAGGACCTGGCGCTGCTGATCTCCAAGGACGCCCCCTGGCTGACCACGGAGCAGTTCCTGGACGCGCTGGACGAGAACCTGAGGAACCGGCTGGGACAGGGGGCGGCGCTCTGA
- a CDS encoding RDD family protein gives MTYPPQQPPQYPQYPQQPQQPGQPYAPFPQQAAGYGYPQGGYPQGAPVMQQRPPLAGWWSRVAATLIDGLLLGLIPFAFMIIGIVMIVMSYADCVDSTTNTVASTCEPSTGAIGTGMALMAVGGLLGFGLSLWMLYRQGKTGQTVGKKMMNIAVVRERDGQPTGFGMAFVRNLAHIVDGIPLNLGYLWPLWDEKNQTWADKMIGTVVIRTR, from the coding sequence GTGACCTACCCGCCCCAGCAGCCCCCGCAGTACCCCCAGTACCCGCAGCAGCCCCAGCAGCCCGGCCAGCCGTACGCGCCGTTCCCGCAGCAGGCGGCGGGCTACGGCTACCCGCAGGGCGGTTACCCTCAGGGCGCGCCCGTCATGCAGCAGCGTCCGCCGCTGGCCGGCTGGTGGTCGCGCGTCGCCGCGACGCTGATCGACGGCCTGCTGCTCGGCCTGATCCCGTTCGCCTTCATGATCATCGGCATCGTCATGATCGTGATGTCCTACGCCGACTGCGTGGACAGCACCACCAACACCGTGGCCAGCACCTGCGAGCCCTCCACCGGCGCCATCGGCACGGGCATGGCGCTGATGGCCGTCGGCGGCCTCCTCGGCTTCGGTCTCAGCCTGTGGATGCTCTACCGCCAGGGCAAGACCGGCCAGACGGTCGGCAAGAAGATGATGAACATCGCCGTGGTGCGCGAGCGCGACGGCCAGCCGACCGGCTTCGGCATGGCCTTCGTGCGCAACCTCGCCCACATCGTCGACGGCATCCCGCTCAACCTGGGCTACCTGTGGCCGCTGTGGGACGAGAAGAACCAGACCTGGGCCGACAAGATGATCGGCACGGTCGTCATCCGCACGCGCTGA
- a CDS encoding helix-turn-helix domain-containing protein — MPRWRALPEELDPQVREFTEQLRRLVERSGLSISAVADRTGYSKTSWERYLNGRLLSPRGAAEALAEVTGTDVGHLSTMWELAERAWSRSELRHDVTLEAMRVARARAALGEFGPPPAARAGAGAREQGALRSEPLCREPRLPDPRPPDRPEAVAEGIRAAPAVPAAQAPAPRPPVPRAPVPPDYRASAIPAPAPGAPRRRVGLFVTGVVGALLVVAAAVLLLGTGDRGADGDTAAVTPSASTVANLPAGVKCAGAGCAGKDPEAMGCGGARATTAGSATVGSSYVEVRYSAVCGAAWGRITRAAVGDAVRISARAQGSAPARTESGRVVRDADGYTPMVAVAAPGQATACATLAAGPQGCTVPRAASPGTAG; from the coding sequence ATGCCTCGCTGGAGGGCGTTACCGGAGGAACTCGATCCGCAGGTCCGGGAGTTCACCGAACAGCTGCGCAGACTCGTCGAGCGCAGCGGGCTGAGCATCAGCGCCGTCGCGGACCGCACGGGGTACAGCAAGACGTCGTGGGAGCGCTATCTGAACGGCCGGCTGCTCTCGCCGCGCGGGGCCGCGGAGGCCCTGGCCGAGGTGACCGGCACCGACGTCGGCCATCTGAGCACCATGTGGGAGCTGGCCGAGCGGGCCTGGAGCCGCTCGGAGCTGCGGCACGACGTGACGCTGGAGGCGATGCGGGTCGCCCGGGCGCGGGCCGCGCTGGGCGAGTTCGGCCCGCCCCCGGCGGCGCGGGCGGGCGCGGGCGCCCGGGAGCAGGGCGCGCTGCGCTCGGAGCCGCTGTGCCGGGAGCCGCGGCTGCCGGACCCCCGCCCGCCGGACCGCCCGGAAGCCGTCGCGGAGGGCATACGGGCCGCCCCGGCCGTCCCGGCGGCCCAGGCCCCGGCTCCCCGCCCGCCCGTGCCCCGTGCGCCCGTACCGCCGGACTACCGGGCGAGCGCCATCCCCGCCCCGGCGCCGGGCGCGCCGCGCCGCCGGGTCGGCCTGTTCGTCACCGGCGTCGTCGGCGCGCTGCTCGTCGTCGCGGCGGCCGTCCTGCTGCTGGGCACGGGCGACCGCGGGGCGGACGGGGACACGGCGGCGGTCACGCCGAGCGCGAGCACCGTGGCGAATCTGCCCGCCGGGGTGAAGTGCGCGGGCGCCGGCTGCGCCGGCAAGGACCCGGAGGCCATGGGCTGCGGCGGCGCCCGCGCCACGACGGCCGGCTCCGCCACGGTCGGCTCGTCCTACGTCGAGGTGCGCTACAGCGCCGTCTGCGGCGCCGCGTGGGGCCGCATAACGCGGGCGGCCGTCGGCGACGCCGTGCGGATAAGCGCCCGTGCCCAGGGCTCGGCCCCGGCGCGTACGGAGTCCGGGCGCGTCGTCCGCGACGCCGACGGCTACACCCCCATGGTCGCGGTCGCCGCCCCGGGCCAGGCGACGGCCTGCGCCACGCTGGCGGCGGGCCCCCAGGGCTGCACGGTCCCGCGCGCGGCCTCGCCGGGCACGGCGGGCTGA
- a CDS encoding malate dehydrogenase has product MTRTPVNVTVTGAAGQIGYALLFRIASGHLLGADVPVKLRLLEIPQGLKAAEGTAMELDDCAFPLLRGIEITDDPNVAFDGANVALLVGARPRTKGMERGDLLEANGGIFKPQGKAINDHAADDIKVLVVGNPANTNALIAQAAAPDVPRERFTAMTRLDHNRAVSQLAQKTGVSVADVKRLTIWGNHSATQYPDIFHAEVAGKNAAEAVNDEKWLAETFIPTVAKRGAAIIEARGASSAASAANAAIDHVHTWVNGTAAGDWTSMGIPSDGSYGVPEGIISSFPVTTKDGAYEIVQGLDINEFSRARIDASVKELVEERDAVRGLGLI; this is encoded by the coding sequence ATGACCCGCACTCCCGTCAATGTCACCGTTACCGGCGCGGCCGGTCAGATCGGCTACGCGCTGCTCTTCCGCATCGCCTCCGGTCACCTCCTCGGCGCGGACGTGCCGGTCAAGCTGCGGCTGCTGGAGATCCCGCAGGGCCTGAAGGCCGCCGAGGGCACCGCCATGGAGCTCGACGACTGCGCCTTCCCGCTGCTCCGCGGCATCGAGATCACCGACGACCCGAACGTGGCGTTCGACGGTGCGAACGTGGCCCTCCTCGTCGGCGCCCGCCCCCGCACCAAGGGCATGGAGCGCGGTGACCTCCTGGAGGCCAACGGCGGCATCTTCAAGCCCCAGGGCAAGGCCATCAACGACCACGCCGCGGACGACATCAAGGTCCTCGTCGTCGGCAACCCGGCCAACACCAACGCCCTGATCGCCCAGGCCGCCGCCCCGGACGTGCCGCGCGAGCGCTTCACCGCGATGACCCGCCTGGACCACAACCGCGCGGTCTCGCAGCTGGCGCAGAAGACCGGTGTGTCGGTCGCCGACGTCAAGCGTCTGACGATCTGGGGCAACCACTCCGCCACCCAGTACCCGGACATCTTCCACGCCGAGGTCGCCGGCAAGAACGCCGCCGAGGCCGTGAACGACGAGAAGTGGCTGGCCGAGACCTTCATCCCGACCGTCGCCAAGCGCGGCGCCGCGATCATCGAGGCCCGTGGCGCCTCCTCGGCCGCCTCCGCCGCCAACGCCGCGATCGACCACGTCCACACCTGGGTCAACGGCACCGCCGCCGGCGACTGGACCTCCATGGGCATCCCGTCGGACGGCTCCTACGGCGTCCCCGAGGGCATCATCTCGTCCTTCCCCGTCACCACGAAGGACGGCGCGTACGAGATCGTCCAGGGCCTGGACATCAACGAGTTCTCCCGCGCCCGCATCGACGCCTCCGTCAAGGAGCTCGTCGAGGAGCGCGACGCGGTCCGCGGTCTGGGCCTCATCTGA
- a CDS encoding bifunctional methylenetetrahydrofolate dehydrogenase/methenyltetrahydrofolate cyclohydrolase: MTAQILDGKATAAAIKSELTTRVEALKAEGVTPGLGTLLVGDDPGSKWYVAGKHRDCAQVGIASIQRELPDTATQEEIEAVVRELNDNPDCTGYIVQLPLPKGIDTNRVLELMDPAKDADGLHPTNLGRLVLNETGPLPCTPHGIVELLRRHDVEINGAHVVVVGRGITVGRSIGLLLTRRSENATVTLCHTGTRDLSAQLRQADIIVAAAGVPHLIKPEDVKPGAAILDVGVSRDENGKIVGDVHPGAAEVAGWVAPNPGGVGPMTRALLLVNVVEAAERAAGIGNAG; encoded by the coding sequence ATGACCGCCCAGATTCTCGATGGCAAGGCCACCGCCGCCGCGATCAAGTCCGAACTCACCACCCGCGTGGAGGCGCTGAAGGCCGAGGGCGTCACGCCCGGCCTGGGCACCCTCCTCGTCGGCGACGACCCCGGCAGCAAGTGGTACGTGGCCGGGAAGCACCGTGACTGCGCCCAGGTCGGCATCGCGTCGATCCAGCGCGAACTGCCCGACACCGCCACGCAGGAGGAGATCGAGGCAGTCGTCCGCGAGCTCAACGACAATCCCGACTGCACCGGCTACATCGTCCAACTCCCGCTGCCCAAGGGCATCGACACCAACCGCGTGCTGGAGCTGATGGACCCGGCCAAGGACGCGGACGGCCTCCACCCCACCAACCTCGGCCGCCTCGTCCTCAACGAGACCGGCCCGCTGCCCTGCACCCCGCACGGCATCGTCGAGCTGCTGCGCCGCCACGACGTGGAGATCAACGGCGCGCACGTCGTGGTCGTCGGCCGCGGCATCACCGTCGGCCGTTCGATCGGCCTCCTGCTGACCCGCAGGTCCGAGAACGCCACGGTCACCCTCTGCCACACCGGCACCCGTGACCTCTCGGCGCAGCTGCGCCAGGCGGACATCATCGTCGCCGCGGCCGGCGTACCGCACCTGATCAAGCCCGAGGACGTCAAGCCGGGCGCGGCCATCCTCGACGTCGGCGTCAGCCGCGACGAGAACGGCAAGATCGTCGGCGATGTCCACCCGGGCGCCGCCGAGGTGGCCGGCTGGGTCGCCCCCAACCCGGGCGGCGTGGGCCCGATGACCCGGGCGCTGCTGCTGGTCAACGTGGTGGAGGCCGCCGAGCGCGCCGCCGGAATCGGCAATGCGGGCTGA
- the purN gene encoding phosphoribosylglycinamide formyltransferase, whose translation MASPPPASPSPARLVVLVSGSGTNLQALLDAIAADPDGFGARIVAVGADRDGIAGLERAERAGLPVFVCRVKDHADRDAWDRALTEATAAHAPDLVVSAGFMKILGKEFLDRFGGRVVNTHPALLPSFPGAHGVRDALAYGAKVTGCTVHFVDDGVDTGPIIAQGVVEVRDEDDESALHERIKEVERALLVDVVGRLARDGYRIEGRKVRIP comes from the coding sequence GTGGCCTCCCCGCCTCCCGCGTCCCCGTCGCCCGCACGGCTCGTCGTGCTGGTCTCCGGCTCGGGCACCAATCTCCAGGCCCTGCTCGACGCGATCGCCGCGGACCCGGACGGCTTCGGCGCCCGGATCGTGGCCGTGGGCGCCGACCGGGACGGCATCGCCGGCCTGGAGCGCGCCGAGCGCGCCGGGCTGCCGGTCTTCGTGTGCCGGGTGAAGGACCACGCGGACCGGGACGCCTGGGACCGGGCGCTGACCGAGGCGACCGCCGCGCACGCGCCGGACCTCGTGGTCTCCGCCGGCTTCATGAAGATCCTGGGCAAGGAGTTCCTGGACCGCTTCGGCGGCCGGGTGGTCAACACCCATCCGGCCCTGCTGCCCAGCTTCCCGGGCGCCCACGGCGTGCGCGACGCGCTCGCGTACGGCGCGAAGGTGACCGGCTGCACCGTCCACTTCGTCGACGACGGCGTCGACACCGGCCCGATCATCGCGCAGGGCGTGGTGGAGGTCCGGGACGAGGACGACGAATCCGCGCTGCACGAGCGGATCAAGGAAGTCGAGCGAGCGCTGCTCGTCGATGTCGTGGGGCGTCTGGCCCGCGACGGCTATCGCATAGAGGGACGAAAGGTAAGAATCCCGTGA
- the purH gene encoding bifunctional phosphoribosylaminoimidazolecarboxamide formyltransferase/IMP cyclohydrolase: MTAEGTKRPIRRALVSVYDKTGLAELARGLHAAGVQLVSTGSTAGRIAEAGVPVTKVEELTGFPECLDGRVKTLHPRVHAGILADQRLASHREQLTELGVEPFELVIVNLYPFRETVASGAAPDECVEQIDIGGPSMVRAAAKNHPSVAVVVNPDRYADVLKAAADGGFDLGQRKRLAAEAFQHTAAYDVAVANWFAADYAADEGDWPDFTAVTYARKQVLRYGENPHQAAALYTDGSGKGLAYAEQLHGKEMSYNNYVDTEAARRAAHDHTEPCVAIIKHANPCGIAVGSDVAEAHRKAHACDPLSAFGGVIAVNRPVSVAMAEQVAEIFTEVVVAPGYEDGAVEVLARKKNIRVLRCADSPEAGAEYRSVEGGALVQAKDRLQAEGDDPANWTLATGEALAAGELAELAFAWRACRAVKSNAILLAKDGATVGVGMGQVNRVDSAKLAVQRAGEERAQGSYAASDAFFPFPDGLEVLTAAGVKAVVQPGGSVRDEQVVEAAKAAGVTMYFTGTRHFFH, translated from the coding sequence GTGACCGCTGAAGGTACGAAGCGGCCCATCCGGCGCGCGCTGGTCAGCGTCTACGACAAGACGGGGCTGGCGGAGCTGGCCCGCGGTCTGCACGCGGCGGGCGTCCAGCTCGTCTCGACCGGCTCGACGGCCGGGCGGATCGCGGAGGCCGGTGTCCCGGTCACCAAGGTCGAGGAGCTGACCGGCTTCCCCGAGTGCCTGGACGGCCGGGTGAAGACGCTGCACCCGCGCGTGCACGCCGGCATCCTCGCCGACCAGCGCCTCGCCTCGCACCGCGAGCAGCTCACCGAGCTGGGCGTGGAGCCCTTCGAGCTCGTGATCGTCAACCTCTACCCCTTCCGCGAGACCGTCGCGTCGGGCGCCGCGCCCGACGAGTGCGTCGAGCAGATCGACATCGGCGGCCCCTCGATGGTCCGCGCCGCCGCCAAGAACCACCCCTCCGTCGCCGTGGTCGTGAACCCCGACCGCTACGCCGACGTGCTGAAGGCCGCCGCCGACGGGGGCTTCGACCTCGGGCAGCGCAAGCGGCTCGCCGCCGAGGCGTTCCAGCACACCGCCGCCTACGACGTGGCCGTGGCCAACTGGTTCGCCGCCGACTACGCCGCCGACGAGGGCGACTGGCCGGACTTCACCGCCGTCACCTACGCCCGCAAGCAGGTCCTGCGCTACGGCGAGAACCCGCACCAGGCCGCCGCGCTCTACACCGACGGCTCGGGCAAGGGCCTCGCCTACGCCGAGCAGCTGCACGGCAAGGAGATGTCGTACAACAACTACGTCGACACCGAGGCCGCCCGCCGGGCGGCGCACGACCACACCGAGCCCTGTGTCGCGATCATCAAGCACGCCAACCCGTGCGGCATCGCGGTCGGTTCGGACGTCGCCGAGGCGCACCGTAAGGCGCACGCCTGCGACCCGCTGTCCGCGTTCGGCGGCGTCATCGCCGTCAACCGCCCGGTGTCCGTCGCGATGGCCGAGCAGGTCGCCGAGATCTTCACCGAGGTCGTCGTCGCGCCCGGCTACGAGGACGGCGCCGTCGAGGTGCTGGCCCGCAAGAAGAACATCCGCGTGCTGCGCTGCGCCGACAGCCCCGAGGCGGGCGCGGAGTACCGCTCCGTCGAGGGCGGCGCGCTCGTCCAGGCCAAGGACCGGCTCCAGGCCGAGGGCGACGACCCGGCGAACTGGACGCTGGCCACGGGCGAGGCGCTGGCCGCCGGCGAGCTGGCCGAGCTGGCCTTCGCGTGGCGCGCCTGCCGCGCCGTGAAGTCGAACGCGATCCTGCTGGCCAAGGACGGCGCGACCGTCGGCGTCGGCATGGGCCAGGTCAACCGCGTGGACTCCGCGAAGCTGGCCGTCCAGCGGGCGGGCGAGGAGCGCGCCCAGGGCTCGTACGCCGCCTCGGACGCCTTCTTCCCCTTCCCGGACGGGCTGGAGGTGCTGACCGCCGCCGGCGTCAAGGCCGTGGTGCAGCCGGGCGGTTCGGTCCGCGACGAGCAGGTCGTGGAGGCCGCGAAGGCGGCGGGCGTGACGATGTACTTCACGGGGACGCGTCACTTCTTCCACTGA
- a CDS encoding aldehyde dehydrogenase family protein: protein MSSVETIHVDGEWRAAASGAQREVLDPADAKTLAVVSEGGADDTDAAVAAARRAFDTGAWPHTPVAERAALLRRVAELLVRDREEIALTESRDTGKTLAEGRIDVDCVADAFRYFADLVVGEGAGRVVDAGSATVHSVVVHEPVGVCALITPWNYPLLQASWKIAPALAAGNTFVIKPSEVTPLSTVLLVRLLAEAGLPAGVANLVTGAGDPVGARLSEHPDVDLVSFTGGLTSGVKVAQAAAPSVKKVALELGGKNPNVVFADACATDEDFDTAVDQALNAAFIHSGQVCSAGSRLIVEESVRERFVAELARRAERIKLGRGTEEGVECGPLVSAQQLDKTEAYVASALAEGAALRCGGSQPEPSGVRPASGYFYSPTVLDNCHRGMKVVREETFGPILTVETFRTEDEAVALANDTEYGLAGAVWTKDAGRARRVAGRLRHGTVWINDFHPYLPQAEWGGFGKSGTGRELGPTGLAEYREAKHIYQNLAPEPVRWFAG from the coding sequence ATGTCGTCAGTCGAGACCATCCATGTGGACGGGGAGTGGCGGGCCGCCGCGTCCGGCGCGCAGCGCGAGGTCCTCGACCCCGCGGACGCCAAGACCCTCGCCGTGGTGTCCGAGGGCGGTGCCGACGACACGGACGCCGCCGTGGCCGCGGCCCGCCGCGCCTTCGACACGGGCGCCTGGCCGCACACCCCGGTCGCCGAGCGCGCCGCGCTGCTGCGCCGGGTCGCCGAGCTGCTCGTGCGCGACCGCGAGGAGATCGCGCTGACCGAGAGCCGCGACACCGGCAAGACCCTCGCCGAGGGCCGTATCGACGTCGACTGCGTCGCCGACGCCTTCCGCTACTTCGCCGACCTGGTCGTCGGCGAGGGCGCCGGCCGTGTCGTCGACGCCGGCTCGGCCACCGTGCACAGCGTGGTCGTCCACGAGCCGGTCGGCGTCTGCGCGCTGATCACACCCTGGAACTACCCCCTCCTCCAGGCCAGCTGGAAGATCGCGCCGGCGCTCGCCGCGGGCAACACCTTCGTCATCAAGCCCAGCGAGGTCACCCCGCTCTCCACCGTGCTGCTGGTGCGGCTGCTCGCCGAGGCCGGCCTGCCGGCCGGCGTCGCCAACCTCGTCACCGGCGCCGGCGACCCCGTGGGCGCCCGGCTGTCCGAGCACCCCGACGTGGACCTCGTCTCCTTCACCGGCGGCCTCACCTCCGGCGTCAAGGTCGCGCAGGCCGCCGCGCCGAGCGTGAAGAAGGTCGCCCTCGAACTCGGCGGCAAGAACCCCAACGTGGTCTTCGCCGACGCCTGCGCCACCGACGAGGACTTCGACACCGCCGTCGACCAGGCCCTCAACGCCGCGTTCATCCACAGCGGCCAGGTCTGCTCGGCCGGCTCCCGGCTCATCGTCGAGGAGTCCGTCCGCGAGCGCTTCGTCGCCGAACTCGCCCGCCGCGCCGAGCGGATCAAGCTCGGCCGGGGCACCGAGGAAGGCGTCGAGTGCGGCCCGCTCGTCTCCGCCCAGCAGCTCGACAAGACCGAGGCGTACGTCGCCTCTGCGCTCGCCGAGGGCGCCGCGCTGCGCTGCGGCGGGTCCCAGCCCGAGCCCAGCGGGGTCCGCCCGGCGTCCGGCTACTTCTACTCGCCGACCGTCCTCGACAACTGCCACCGCGGCATGAAGGTCGTCCGCGAGGAGACCTTCGGCCCGATCCTCACCGTGGAGACCTTCCGCACCGAGGACGAGGCCGTGGCCCTCGCCAACGACACCGAGTACGGGCTCGCCGGCGCCGTCTGGACCAAGGACGCGGGCCGCGCCCGCCGGGTCGCGGGACGGCTGCGCCACGGCACCGTCTGGATCAACGACTTCCACCCCTACCTGCCGCAGGCGGAGTGGGGCGGCTTCGGCAAGTCCGGCACCGGCCGCGAGCTCGGCCCGACCGGCCTCGCCGAATACCGCGAGGCCAAGCACATCTACCAGAACCTCGCGCCCGAGCCGGTGCGCTGGTTCGCCGGCTGA